The following are encoded together in the Myxococcota bacterium genome:
- the secG gene encoding preprotein translocase subunit SecG: MTLFVTMIYFVVCLLLIVLVLMQHGKGADIGVSLGGGASNTVFGARGAGSFLTRVTTGSAILFMILAFGLARCATEVEAGSDLLSAPAAPAAEKKAETPAAPPAEESKPAEPGTPPSGFEAVEPPKPAEPAPAPAK, from the coding sequence ATGACGCTGTTCGTCACGATGATCTACTTCGTCGTCTGCCTTTTGCTCATCGTGCTGGTGCTCATGCAGCACGGGAAGGGCGCGGACATCGGGGTCTCGCTGGGGGGCGGGGCGAGCAACACCGTGTTCGGCGCGCGCGGCGCGGGCAGCTTCCTGACCCGCGTGACCACGGGCTCCGCGATCCTGTTCATGATCCTGGCGTTCGGCCTGGCGCGCTGCGCGACCGAAGTCGAGGCGGGCAGCGATCTCTTGTCGGCGCCGGCCGCGCCCGCGGCCGAGAAGAAGGCCGAGACTCCCGCCGCGCCGCCGGCGGAGGAGTCCAAGCCCGCCGAGCCGGGCACCCCGCCCTCGGGCTTCGAGGCGGTCGAGCCGCCCAAGCCCGCCGAGCCGGCGCCCGCGCCGGCCAAGTGA
- a CDS encoding arylsulfatase translates to MATAAQVWAATPGGALDRTVLPIPEPSYPPIQVLDARDAKAPPRFEVKAPDGAPNVIIFLIDDMGFGVASTFGGPVPMPTLEQLAQGGLRYNRFHTTSLCSPTRMALLTGRNHHQTNTGAIMEVATAFPGNTGVRPQSITPLAEILRQNGYSTGAFGKYHETPPWEISVSGPFDRWPTRSGFDKFYGFIGGETNQWAPLVYDGTVKAELPKDPNYHFTVDMTNHAIEWMRGTTALTPHKPFFMYFATGATHAPHHVPREWIDKFKGKFDQGWDKLREETLARQKALGVVPPDTKLAAKPAAIQDWDKLSADEKKLFARQMEVFAAFGAQTDEEIGRVIAALKDIGQLDNTLIFYIVGDNGTSAEGGMVGMFNESTYFNGVAESVTDQLKHYDTWGDPTTYPHMAAGWAVAGDTPFTWTKQIASNFGGTRNPMVISWPARIRQPGLRSQFGHVVDVAPTVLEAAKLPQPKRVNGVAQTPMAGTSLLYTFDAPAAPERHTTQYFEMFGNRAIYHDGWIAATVHRAPWEAAPRAPLAKDTWELYDTRSDFSESTDLAAKNVPKLMELQHLFLQEALKYHVLPIDDRGIERLDAEIAGRPDLMGNRTSLTVYPGMTGIMEGAFLNIKNRSSSITAEVEIPQGGANGVILCQAGRFGGWTLYLHGGKPTYTYNYVGLEQYTVEGSEAVAPGKATIRWDFVYDGGGRGKGGTGTLSVNGKKVGEGHIANTQANVFSVDEGVDVGLDEGTPVTEVYGPEPGNHFTGKIEKVTVELK, encoded by the coding sequence TTGGCGACGGCCGCGCAGGTGTGGGCGGCGACGCCTGGGGGCGCGCTCGATCGCACGGTGCTGCCGATCCCGGAGCCGAGCTACCCGCCGATCCAGGTGCTCGACGCGCGGGACGCGAAGGCGCCGCCGCGCTTCGAAGTGAAGGCGCCCGACGGCGCGCCCAACGTGATCATCTTCCTGATCGACGACATGGGCTTCGGCGTGGCGAGCACGTTCGGCGGGCCGGTGCCCATGCCCACGCTCGAGCAGCTCGCGCAAGGCGGTCTGCGTTACAACCGCTTCCACACCACCTCGCTCTGCTCGCCGACGCGCATGGCCCTGCTCACCGGCCGCAACCACCACCAGACCAACACGGGCGCGATCATGGAGGTCGCGACCGCGTTTCCCGGGAACACCGGCGTGCGCCCGCAGAGCATCACGCCGCTGGCAGAGATCCTGCGCCAGAACGGTTACTCGACCGGCGCCTTCGGGAAGTATCACGAGACGCCGCCGTGGGAGATCAGTGTCTCGGGTCCGTTCGACCGCTGGCCCACACGCTCGGGCTTCGACAAGTTCTACGGGTTCATCGGCGGCGAGACGAATCAGTGGGCGCCGCTCGTGTACGACGGCACGGTGAAGGCCGAGCTGCCCAAGGACCCGAACTACCACTTCACGGTCGACATGACCAACCATGCGATCGAGTGGATGCGCGGAACCACGGCGCTCACTCCGCACAAGCCGTTCTTCATGTACTTCGCGACCGGCGCGACGCACGCGCCGCACCACGTGCCCAGGGAATGGATCGACAAGTTCAAGGGCAAGTTCGACCAGGGCTGGGACAAGCTGCGCGAGGAGACACTCGCGCGGCAGAAGGCGCTGGGCGTGGTGCCCCCGGACACGAAGCTCGCGGCGAAGCCGGCGGCCATCCAGGACTGGGACAAGCTGAGCGCGGACGAGAAGAAGCTCTTCGCGCGCCAGATGGAAGTGTTCGCGGCGTTCGGCGCGCAGACCGACGAGGAGATCGGGCGCGTGATCGCCGCGCTGAAGGACATCGGCCAGCTCGACAATACGCTCATCTTCTACATCGTGGGCGACAATGGGACGAGCGCCGAGGGCGGAATGGTCGGCATGTTCAACGAGTCGACTTACTTCAACGGCGTGGCCGAGTCGGTGACCGACCAGCTCAAGCACTACGACACGTGGGGCGATCCCACGACCTACCCGCACATGGCCGCGGGCTGGGCCGTCGCGGGAGACACTCCGTTCACGTGGACGAAGCAGATCGCGTCGAACTTCGGCGGCACGCGGAATCCGATGGTGATCTCGTGGCCGGCGCGCATCCGGCAGCCGGGGCTGCGGAGTCAGTTCGGTCACGTCGTCGACGTCGCGCCGACCGTGCTCGAGGCGGCCAAGCTGCCCCAGCCCAAGCGCGTGAACGGGGTGGCACAGACGCCCATGGCCGGCACGAGCCTGCTCTACACCTTCGATGCCCCGGCCGCGCCCGAGCGCCACACGACTCAGTACTTCGAGATGTTCGGCAACCGAGCGATCTATCACGACGGCTGGATCGCCGCGACGGTGCACCGAGCGCCCTGGGAGGCAGCACCGCGCGCCCCGCTCGCCAAGGACACCTGGGAGCTCTACGACACGCGCAGCGACTTCAGCGAGTCGACCGACCTGGCGGCGAAGAACGTGCCGAAGCTCATGGAGCTCCAGCACCTGTTCCTGCAGGAGGCCCTGAAGTACCACGTGCTTCCCATCGACGACCGGGGCATCGAGCGGCTCGACGCCGAGATCGCCGGGCGTCCCGACCTGATGGGGAACCGCACCTCACTCACCGTGTACCCGGGAATGACCGGCATCATGGAGGGGGCCTTCCTCAACATCAAGAATCGCTCGAGCTCGATCACGGCGGAGGTCGAGATCCCGCAGGGCGGCGCGAACGGAGTCATTCTCTGTCAGGCGGGCCGCTTCGGCGGCTGGACGCTCTATCTTCACGGCGGGAAGCCGACTTACACTTACAACTACGTCGGGCTCGAGCAGTACACCGTGGAGGGCTCCGAGGCCGTGGCACCGGGCAAGGCGACGATCCGCTGGGACTTCGTCTACGACGGCGGCGGTCGCGGGAAGGGCGGCACGGGAACGCTCTCCGTGAACGGCAAGAAGGTCGGCGAGGGCCACATCGCGAACACCCAGGCCAACGTGTTCTCGGTCGACGAAGGCGTGGACGTCGGGCTCGATGAGGGCACGCCGGTCACCGAGGTGTACGGCCCCGAGCCCGGGAATCACTTCACGGGCAAGATCGAGAAGGTCACCGTCGAGCTGAAGTGA
- the tpiA gene encoding triose-phosphate isomerase: MRTALVVANWKMHKTVAESLDFARALAPKLEGLRGVEVAVAPPFTALAPLRDALAGTPIALAAQNAHFEKSGAFTGEISVPMLVELGVRYVILGHSERRQLFAESDEIVARKVVAAHAAGLRPILCVGEVLAERESGRTFDVLGRQIAGSLAGADASLGARLVVAYEPVWAIGTGRTATPAQAQEAHAFLRVRLADRFGAAASAIRIQYGGSVKPDNAAELLAQPDIDGALVGGASLDPESFSAIIRSR; this comes from the coding sequence GTGAGAACTGCGCTCGTCGTCGCGAACTGGAAGATGCACAAGACCGTCGCGGAGTCACTCGACTTCGCGCGCGCGCTCGCGCCCAAGCTCGAAGGCCTGCGCGGCGTGGAGGTCGCGGTCGCCCCGCCCTTCACCGCGCTCGCCCCGCTGCGCGACGCGCTGGCGGGCACGCCCATCGCGCTCGCCGCGCAGAACGCGCACTTCGAGAAGAGCGGCGCGTTCACGGGCGAGATCTCGGTGCCGATGCTCGTCGAGCTCGGCGTGCGCTACGTGATCCTGGGTCACTCGGAGCGCCGCCAGCTGTTCGCGGAGTCCGACGAGATCGTCGCGCGCAAGGTCGTGGCGGCGCACGCGGCCGGTCTGCGGCCGATCCTGTGCGTGGGCGAAGTCCTGGCCGAGCGCGAGTCGGGCCGGACGTTCGACGTGCTGGGGCGTCAGATCGCGGGGTCGCTCGCCGGGGCCGACGCCTCGCTCGGCGCCCGGCTCGTGGTGGCCTACGAGCCGGTCTGGGCGATCGGCACCGGCCGCACGGCCACGCCCGCCCAGGCCCAGGAGGCGCACGCCTTCCTGCGCGTGCGACTGGCCGACCGCTTCGGCGCCGCAGCGAGCGCCATCCGCATCCAGTACGGGGGCTCGGTGAAGCCGGACAACGCCGCGGAATTGCTGGCGCAACCGGACATCGACGGGGCGCTGGTGGGCGGCGCCAGCCTTGACCCCGAGAGCTTCTCTGCCATCATCCGGTCCCGCTAG